A stretch of Peteryoungia algae DNA encodes these proteins:
- a CDS encoding methyl-accepting chemotaxis protein has product MNELEKLRDRVSYGIVGLLWTNFALIVIRNLFREEGADWTMILGTVMLLLPATLLWSRDRTGATTRMVTSMANAATVAILVFAFQGSPLQIDLHMYFFASLAICAAWIDWRAIIGYAALVAVHHLLLYVAMPLAVFPGDSDFSRVILHAVVLIVQSVVLIALTSAVVKAFDVSDKAVAEAVAAEREAVEMADRARRTDAAAEAERSKREAEKAREAEAIDYAVAELAKSLQKLADGDLSCRIDGNFSGPLDELRTSFNASVQKLEVVVSQVGQVATVLRNGAGQIDHANNDLSARSERQAVSVEETASALSSVMSTVKETASVADSVGKLVNQARTGAERSGTIVTDAVSAMSRIEQSSQSISNIIGVIDEIAFQTNLLALNAGVEAARAGEAGKGFAVVAQEVRELAQRSANAAKEIKALINTSGEEVRHGVSLVDQAGEALSTISTEVQAISREICKIIDGAKSQAQGLAEIDSAIGHIDRNTQQNAAMVEESSAAIQQFVQEATTLDQLMAQFQVGSRTGHTSRRAA; this is encoded by the coding sequence ATGAACGAACTTGAGAAGCTCAGAGACAGGGTCTCTTACGGCATCGTCGGACTGCTCTGGACCAACTTTGCCCTGATCGTGATCCGCAACCTCTTTCGCGAGGAAGGTGCCGACTGGACGATGATCCTCGGCACGGTCATGCTGTTGCTGCCGGCCACCTTGCTGTGGAGCCGCGATCGCACTGGCGCGACCACCCGTATGGTGACCTCGATGGCCAATGCAGCAACCGTTGCCATCCTCGTTTTCGCGTTCCAGGGATCGCCGCTGCAGATCGACCTGCATATGTATTTCTTCGCAAGCCTGGCAATCTGCGCAGCCTGGATCGATTGGCGGGCCATCATCGGCTATGCCGCCCTCGTCGCGGTCCACCATCTCCTGCTTTATGTCGCTATGCCCTTGGCCGTGTTCCCGGGCGATTCCGATTTCTCACGCGTCATTCTGCATGCCGTCGTGCTGATCGTGCAGAGCGTGGTTCTGATCGCCCTGACATCGGCCGTCGTCAAAGCCTTCGATGTCTCGGACAAGGCGGTTGCCGAGGCGGTTGCCGCCGAGCGCGAAGCGGTTGAGATGGCCGATCGTGCCCGACGCACGGATGCCGCTGCCGAGGCTGAACGCTCCAAACGGGAAGCGGAGAAGGCGCGGGAAGCCGAAGCAATCGACTACGCCGTGGCCGAACTGGCGAAATCATTGCAGAAGCTGGCAGATGGCGATCTATCGTGCCGTATCGACGGCAATTTCTCCGGCCCGCTCGATGAATTGCGGACCTCCTTCAACGCTTCTGTCCAGAAACTCGAAGTCGTCGTGTCCCAGGTTGGCCAGGTCGCCACTGTCCTGCGGAATGGTGCCGGTCAGATCGACCACGCCAACAACGACCTGTCAGCGCGGAGTGAACGCCAGGCGGTTTCCGTCGAAGAGACCGCAAGCGCATTGTCCAGCGTGATGTCGACCGTCAAGGAGACGGCATCCGTCGCAGATTCGGTCGGCAAGCTGGTCAACCAGGCAAGAACGGGTGCAGAGCGTTCCGGAACCATCGTTACTGATGCCGTCTCCGCCATGAGCCGCATCGAGCAGTCGTCGCAGTCGATCTCCAACATCATCGGCGTCATCGACGAAATCGCCTTCCAGACGAACCTGCTCGCGCTCAACGCCGGCGTCGAAGCAGCCCGCGCCGGTGAAGCCGGCAAGGGTTTCGCAGTCGTCGCCCAGGAAGTCCGCGAGCTCGCGCAGCGCTCGGCCAATGCCGCCAAGGAGATCAAGGCCCTGATCAACACCTCGGGCGAGGAAGTCCGCCACGGTGTGTCGCTGGTCGACCAGGCGGGCGAGGCGCTGAGCACGATTTCGACGGAGGTTCAGGCGATCAGCCGGGAGATCTGCAAGATCATCGATGGTGCGAAGAGCCAGGCACAGGGGCTGGCCGAAATCGACTCAGCGATTGGCCACATTGACAGGAACACCCAGCAGAATGCGGCAATGGTTGAAGAATCGAGCGCGGCAATCCAGCAATTCGTCCAGGAGGCAACGACCCTCGATCAGCTGATGGCTCAGTTCCAGGTGGGCTCGAGGACAGGCCACACGTCCCGGCGGGCCGCCTGA
- the moaD gene encoding molybdopterin converting factor subunit 1 → MAKIVYFAWVRERVGKGEEELDIPVEVKTAGDLVAWLATLGEGYEEALRFPKAIRVAVNQEHIEHHESIAGAREIGIFPPMTGG, encoded by the coding sequence ATGGCGAAGATCGTCTACTTCGCCTGGGTTCGCGAGCGGGTCGGCAAAGGCGAAGAAGAGCTCGACATACCGGTCGAGGTGAAGACCGCCGGTGATCTCGTTGCCTGGCTCGCGACGCTCGGCGAAGGATATGAAGAGGCTCTCCGCTTTCCGAAAGCGATCCGCGTCGCTGTCAACCAGGAGCATATCGAGCACCACGAATCGATCGCGGGCGCCCGCGAAATCGGCATCTTTCCGCCGATGACCGGGGGCTAA
- the uvrC gene encoding excinuclease ABC subunit UvrC has translation MNGGKLPDGGVLYDGTEDDDEDIAVDPEPARTGIEIDWHVDGLDETGLTGADLIGEFVKRLPNAPGVYRMLNKDGEVMYVGKARSLKKRVSNYAQGRVHSNRLARMVRDTVHMEFVTTRTEVEALLLEANLIKRLRPRFNVLLRDDKSFPYILITGDTRAPAIYKHRGARARKGDYFGPFASASAVGRTINSLQRAFLLRTCTDSVFESRTRPCLLYQIKRCSGPCTHEISDEGYSGLVREAKDFLSGKSQNVKESIARAMNEAAEDLDFERAAVYRDRLAGLSHVQSHQGINPAGVEEADVFAIHHEGGLSCIQVFFFRASQNWGNQAYFPKADPQLSAAEVLNSFLAQFYDDKPVPRLILLSEEVEEQDLLATALSEKAGHKVSISVPQRGEKKDLVDHVNSNAREAHGRKLAETASQSRLLAGLAETFQLPYVPRRIEIYDNSHIMGTNAVGGMVVAGPEGFVKGQYRKFNIKSTDITPGDDFGMMREVMTRRFSRLLKEEGKPDRSAAPEDSADTAFPAWPDVILIDGGQGQMSAVRKILDELDITDSVIAIGVAKGVDRDAGRERFFVQGKPDFTLPPRDPVLYFIQRMRDEAHRFAIGSHRARRKKEMIKNPLDEISGIGPTRKRALLQHFGTAKAVSRAAVSDLMAVEGISEAVARLIYNHFHDSSGD, from the coding sequence CACCGGGATCGAGATCGACTGGCATGTCGATGGTCTTGATGAGACCGGGCTGACCGGTGCCGACCTGATCGGCGAGTTCGTCAAGCGGTTGCCGAACGCTCCAGGCGTCTACCGCATGCTGAACAAGGACGGCGAGGTCATGTATGTCGGCAAGGCGCGCAGCCTCAAGAAGCGCGTCAGCAACTATGCCCAGGGGCGCGTGCATTCGAACCGGCTGGCGCGCATGGTGCGCGATACCGTCCACATGGAATTCGTGACGACCCGCACCGAGGTCGAGGCGCTGCTGCTCGAAGCAAACCTGATCAAGCGCCTGCGGCCGCGCTTCAACGTGCTTCTGCGCGACGACAAGAGTTTTCCGTATATCCTGATCACCGGCGACACCCGCGCGCCTGCCATCTACAAGCATCGCGGCGCACGTGCCCGCAAGGGCGACTATTTCGGCCCCTTTGCTTCGGCCAGCGCCGTTGGCCGCACGATCAATTCGCTACAGCGCGCCTTCCTGTTGCGCACGTGCACGGACAGCGTGTTCGAAAGCCGCACCCGGCCCTGCCTGCTTTATCAAATCAAGCGTTGCTCGGGTCCCTGCACCCATGAAATCAGCGACGAGGGCTATAGCGGTCTCGTTCGTGAAGCGAAGGACTTTCTTTCGGGCAAGAGCCAGAACGTCAAGGAGTCCATCGCGCGTGCGATGAACGAGGCGGCCGAGGATCTCGATTTCGAGCGCGCTGCCGTGTACCGCGACCGTCTGGCCGGGCTTAGCCATGTTCAGAGCCATCAGGGCATCAATCCGGCCGGCGTCGAAGAAGCCGATGTCTTCGCCATCCATCACGAGGGCGGGCTTTCCTGCATCCAGGTCTTCTTCTTCCGGGCCAGCCAGAACTGGGGCAACCAGGCTTATTTCCCCAAGGCCGACCCGCAACTCAGCGCAGCGGAGGTGCTCAACTCCTTCCTTGCACAGTTTTATGATGACAAGCCCGTTCCGCGGCTCATCCTCCTGTCGGAAGAGGTCGAGGAACAGGACCTTCTGGCCACGGCGTTATCCGAGAAGGCCGGCCACAAGGTATCGATCAGCGTGCCGCAGCGCGGGGAAAAGAAGGATCTCGTCGATCACGTCAATTCCAATGCCCGCGAGGCGCATGGGCGGAAGCTGGCCGAGACGGCCTCCCAGTCGCGCCTGCTTGCAGGGCTCGCCGAGACCTTCCAGCTCCCTTACGTGCCGCGCCGCATCGAGATTTACGACAACTCGCACATCATGGGCACCAATGCCGTCGGCGGCATGGTGGTCGCGGGGCCCGAGGGTTTCGTGAAAGGCCAGTATCGCAAGTTCAACATCAAATCGACCGACATCACGCCGGGCGACGACTTCGGCATGATGCGGGAAGTGATGACAAGGCGCTTCTCGCGTCTGTTGAAGGAAGAAGGCAAACCGGACCGCAGTGCGGCGCCCGAGGACAGCGCCGATACGGCATTTCCCGCCTGGCCCGATGTCATCCTGATCGATGGTGGCCAGGGTCAGATGTCGGCGGTGCGCAAGATCCTTGACGAACTCGACATCACCGACAGCGTGATTGCCATCGGCGTTGCCAAGGGCGTGGACCGCGATGCAGGTCGCGAACGCTTCTTCGTCCAGGGCAAGCCCGATTTTACGCTGCCGCCGCGCGATCCCGTCCTCTACTTCATCCAGCGCATGCGTGACGAAGCCCACCGCTTCGCCATCGGCTCCCACAGGGCGCGCCGCAAGAAGGAGATGATCAAGAACCCGCTCGACGAAATCTCCGGCATCGGTCCGACTCGCAAGCGGGCATTGCTTCAGCATTTCGGCACGGCCAAAGCCGTGTCGCGGGCCGCCGTCAGCGACCTGATGGCGGTCGAGGGCATATCCGAAGCCGTCGCGCGCCTGATCTACAACCATTTTCACGACAGCAGCGGCGACTGA
- the ndk gene encoding nucleoside-diphosphate kinase has translation MAIERTFSMIKPDATKRNLTGAITKVFEDNGLRVVASKRVWMSQREAEGFYAVHKERPFFGELVEGMTSGPTVVQVLEGENAILKNREIMGATNPANADEGTIRKMFALSIGENSVHGSDAPETAAEEIKYWFADTEIVG, from the coding sequence ATGGCGATTGAACGCACCTTCTCGATGATCAAGCCCGATGCCACCAAGCGCAACCTGACCGGTGCGATCACCAAGGTCTTCGAAGACAACGGCCTGCGCGTCGTCGCTTCCAAGCGCGTATGGATGAGCCAGCGCGAAGCCGAAGGCTTCTACGCCGTTCACAAGGAACGCCCCTTCTTCGGCGAACTGGTTGAAGGCATGACCTCCGGCCCGACCGTCGTTCAGGTTCTCGAAGGCGAAAACGCCATCCTGAAGAACCGCGAGATCATGGGTGCCACCAACCCGGCCAACGCTGATGAAGGCACCATCCGCAAGATGTTCGCTCTCTCGATCGGCGAAAACTCGGTACACGGTTCGGACGCTCCGGAAACCGCTGCCGAAGAAATCAAGTACTGGTTCGCAGACACCGAGATCGTCGGCTGA
- a CDS encoding branched-chain amino acid ABC transporter permease, producing the protein MVYLVQQLLNALPLASLYACLAFGYSLAFGVTRRPDITFGAFVAFAGQICLLFTDYGWNHLYLVLPAALGLGLFAGAGYTLFAGFWNARTVMLPLHKRSPNAVIAASLGVLLLLSEGARIALDTRSLWLPPMGEQFVPLFVIEGSQIGLTRLQILHVGLMLSLVAGGHCLLSVSRAGRLWQAVCQDPLAARLVGIDADRIFVAALVAASAFAAFGGLSATVVYGTMDFGAGLMFGLKVVLIAAVGGYSRPLHSALGAAAVGFAEQLWSAYGTMIWRDVVIISALVWLLVISRRERIIP; encoded by the coding sequence ATGGTCTATCTGGTCCAACAGCTCCTGAATGCGCTGCCGCTGGCGAGCCTCTATGCCTGCCTGGCCTTCGGATATTCGCTCGCATTCGGCGTCACCAGGCGACCGGACATCACCTTCGGCGCATTTGTCGCCTTTGCCGGCCAGATATGCCTCCTGTTCACCGATTATGGCTGGAACCACCTCTATCTCGTGCTGCCGGCAGCGCTCGGGCTCGGCCTCTTCGCAGGCGCTGGCTATACCCTTTTCGCCGGCTTCTGGAATGCGCGCACCGTGATGCTGCCGCTGCATAAACGCTCCCCCAATGCGGTAATCGCAGCCTCGCTCGGCGTGCTGCTTCTCCTCTCGGAAGGCGCTCGTATTGCACTCGACACCCGAAGTCTCTGGCTGCCGCCCATGGGGGAGCAGTTCGTGCCGCTCTTCGTGATCGAGGGATCCCAGATCGGTCTGACCCGCCTGCAGATCCTGCATGTCGGGCTGATGCTCTCCTTGGTAGCCGGCGGCCATTGCCTGCTGTCGGTCAGCCGGGCAGGACGTCTCTGGCAGGCTGTCTGCCAGGACCCTCTCGCCGCGAGGCTCGTCGGCATCGACGCTGACCGCATCTTCGTGGCGGCGCTCGTGGCCGCGAGCGCCTTCGCTGCCTTCGGCGGCCTGTCCGCGACCGTAGTGTACGGCACCATGGATTTCGGCGCGGGTCTGATGTTTGGATTGAAAGTGGTTCTGATCGCGGCCGTCGGCGGCTATTCGCGTCCGCTGCATTCGGCGCTGGGTGCTGCTGCAGTCGGATTTGCCGAGCAACTCTGGAGCGCCTATGGCACGATGATCTGGCGTGACGTTGTCATCATTTCAGCGCTTGTCTGGCTGCTGGTGATCAGCAGGCGCGAACGGATCATTCCGTGA
- a CDS encoding glutathione S-transferase family protein: MTITLYSLCGADAARPFSPHCWKVVMALRHKGLSFEERPLAFTVIPTVENGASKTVPVLRDGQELISDSFRIAQYLEEAYPDAPSLFGGRGGVAAARLVEGYSLHVVHSVITRILLIDIHDMLAPADQAYFRKSREERLGKSFEEMAAGRDAAIAALPAALQPLRHTLAFQSYVGGTTPLFGDYILFGALQWLRVTTGSIHLPGDDPVSLWFDRCLGLYDGAARAVA; the protein is encoded by the coding sequence ATGACGATCACGCTTTATTCGCTGTGCGGTGCTGATGCCGCTCGACCCTTCTCGCCGCACTGCTGGAAGGTGGTCATGGCGCTGCGTCACAAGGGCCTGAGCTTCGAGGAGCGGCCGCTGGCCTTCACGGTGATCCCGACGGTGGAGAACGGAGCCTCGAAGACCGTACCGGTCCTGCGCGATGGACAGGAACTGATCTCCGACAGTTTCCGCATCGCGCAATACCTCGAAGAGGCCTATCCGGATGCGCCGAGCCTCTTCGGCGGGCGGGGCGGTGTGGCTGCGGCGCGCCTGGTGGAAGGCTATTCGCTGCATGTCGTGCATAGCGTGATCACGCGGATCCTGCTGATCGACATCCACGACATGCTAGCCCCCGCCGACCAGGCCTATTTCCGCAAGAGCCGTGAGGAGCGGCTGGGAAAAAGCTTCGAAGAAATGGCCGCAGGACGCGATGCCGCGATCGCCGCCTTGCCGGCAGCCCTCCAGCCGCTGCGCCACACGCTCGCCTTCCAGTCCTATGTCGGGGGCACGACGCCACTCTTCGGCGACTATATCCTCTTCGGCGCCTTGCAGTGGTTGAGGGTCACCACGGGGTCGATTCATCTTCCGGGCGACGATCCGGTGAGCCTCTGGTTCGACCGCTGCCTCGGTCTCTACGACGGTGCCGCTCGGGCGGTTGCATGA
- a CDS encoding molybdenum cofactor biosynthesis protein MoaE, which yields MTARPIPTISVQPDDFDAAAESRKLTNGRKDVGALVSFVGLCRDEAGALAALELEHYPGMAEAEMQRIAEIAMDRFSLLGLTAIHRFGRIEAGAQIVLVLAAAPHRQAAFDGANFVMDFLKTSAPFWKKAHGKDGHSGAWVEAKDADDSARDRWLTE from the coding sequence ATGACGGCCAGGCCCATACCCACCATTTCCGTTCAGCCGGACGATTTCGACGCTGCCGCAGAATCGCGGAAGCTCACGAACGGGCGAAAGGATGTCGGTGCGCTCGTCTCGTTTGTCGGCCTGTGCCGTGACGAAGCCGGGGCCCTGGCCGCACTCGAACTCGAACATTATCCCGGCATGGCAGAAGCCGAGATGCAGCGCATCGCAGAGATTGCCATGGACCGGTTTTCGCTTCTGGGCCTCACAGCCATCCACCGTTTCGGCCGGATCGAGGCGGGCGCGCAGATCGTGCTTGTGCTTGCCGCAGCACCGCATCGCCAGGCGGCCTTCGATGGCGCCAATTTCGTCATGGACTTCCTCAAGACCTCCGCCCCCTTCTGGAAGAAGGCGCACGGGAAGGATGGCCATAGCGGTGCGTGGGTCGAAGCGAAGGATGCCGACGACAGCGCGCGGGATCGCTGGCTCACGGAATGA
- the pgsA gene encoding CDP-diacylglycerol--glycerol-3-phosphate 3-phosphatidyltransferase, with protein MASRAYNIPNLLTYARILAVPLIVVCFFVEGKLQSSDFARWTGLAIFIAASITDYLDGYLARIWNQTSNIGRMLDPIADKLLIASVLLLMAADGTIAGWSIWAAITILCREILVSGLREYLAALKVSVPVTQIAKWKTAAQMFALAFLLAGPAGAKVLPYTTEIGISLLWIAAILTIYTGYDYFRAGAKHMVD; from the coding sequence ATGGCTTCGCGCGCATACAACATTCCCAATCTCCTCACCTACGCCCGCATCCTGGCCGTGCCGCTCATCGTCGTGTGCTTTTTCGTCGAAGGCAAACTGCAGAGTTCCGATTTTGCGCGCTGGACGGGCCTTGCGATCTTCATCGCCGCCTCGATCACGGACTATCTCGACGGCTATCTGGCACGGATCTGGAACCAGACGTCGAACATCGGCAGGATGCTCGACCCGATCGCCGACAAGCTGCTGATCGCCTCGGTACTTCTGCTGATGGCGGCCGATGGCACAATCGCCGGCTGGTCGATCTGGGCAGCGATCACCATTCTCTGCCGCGAAATCCTGGTTTCGGGCCTGCGCGAATATCTCGCGGCACTGAAGGTTAGCGTGCCGGTCACGCAGATCGCAAAGTGGAAGACGGCGGCGCAGATGTTCGCGCTCGCCTTCCTGCTCGCCGGACCCGCTGGCGCCAAGGTGCTGCCCTACACAACTGAAATCGGCATCTCCCTGCTTTGGATCGCGGCGATCCTGACCATCTATACCGGCTATGACTATTTCCGCGCCGGTGCGAAGCACATGGTGGATTGA
- a CDS encoding CGNR zinc finger domain-containing protein: MIFTWTPHRFVGGALALDVANSVILRHEPDGRSDRFAVPEQLGAFADAASRLSAERGRFDVLQPVRPQNAPLFFELREAIDTYFRQRVLGEEGRHQLAALLEAAAAALRAAPGDDSLEAATARSALTLVCEPCPERMKICGHCGWLFIDRSKNRSRTWCDMAVCGNRVKANRHYHRKRKEVSP, encoded by the coding sequence ATGATCTTCACATGGACCCCTCACCGCTTCGTCGGCGGCGCGCTCGCGCTCGATGTGGCGAACAGCGTCATCCTGCGGCACGAACCAGACGGCCGCAGCGACCGTTTTGCCGTGCCGGAGCAGCTTGGGGCTTTCGCGGATGCGGCCTCGCGACTTTCTGCAGAACGGGGCAGGTTCGACGTCTTGCAGCCGGTGCGGCCGCAAAACGCGCCACTTTTCTTCGAACTCCGGGAAGCGATCGACACCTATTTTCGTCAACGGGTGCTCGGCGAAGAGGGGCGCCACCAACTCGCCGCACTGCTGGAAGCGGCGGCGGCTGCCCTGCGCGCCGCCCCTGGTGATGACAGTCTGGAGGCGGCGACAGCGCGCTCGGCGCTCACCCTCGTCTGCGAACCTTGCCCCGAACGCATGAAGATCTGCGGGCATTGCGGATGGCTCTTCATCGACCGAAGCAAGAACCGCAGCCGGACATGGTGCGATATGGCGGTCTGCGGCAATCGGGTGAAGGCCAACCGCCACTATCACCGCAAGAGGAAGGAGGTTTCGCCATGA